The stretch of DNA CGGTCAGTCGGCGAGAAACCGCGCGAACAGGTTCTGGGTCGCGCCCCGGACGCGGGGGTCGACGAAACCACGGTGGCTCAGCCCTTTGGTCCAGCCGAAGGTGCCCGCGGCGAACACCCAAGCGCCGCTCTCCGCCTGGTACAGGGAGGTGTGCTGCAGCCGCTTACGGCCGCGCTCGTCCAGGTACGGGGACTCGGCGAGCAGCACGGACTCGCGTGCGGCGGGCAGGGCGTAGCGCGGCATCCGCTGGTCGGCCTCGACCTCGACGAGCTTGTCGATCCGGTCCCCGTCGCGTGCCCCGATGCCGGCCCAGAACCAGTGGTCGGCGTCGCGGATCACGAGCGGGTACCGGCCGGATACCTTGCTCACGCACTGGACGCCCACGAGCTCCTGCTCGGGCCGGCCGACCCGCCGCCATTGGTGGGTGCGGGTCCGCGAGTCCGGGTCACGGTACTCCTTGTAGCAGGCCATCGTCCGGTGCGGCCGCCCGTCGCGGGAGCACTCGAAGCGGATCCGCCAGTACACGTTGGCGGCGGACAGGAACGCCAGGTGGGTGCCGCCCGCGACGGCCAGTTCGGCGACCGCCCGCATGTTGTCCGACCAGTATTCGTCGCGGCCGGAGAACACGATCGCCCGGTACCGACGCGGATCCACCCGCCCGGCATGCAGGTCGACGCTGGAGGCGTATGTGAGATCGTAGCCCAGCTCCTCGGCCCACGCGATGAAGTCCAGGTCGTCCTGGAAGCGCGTGGGCCAGCCGTTGGCCGCGTACGGGCGGTCGAACGACACCTTGACCGCGCGGCGGGTGCCCAGGGCGCAGCCCCCGGCGGTGAACCCATGGCACAGGCTCTTGCCCTTGACCGTGCCGCGCGGGTAGTCGTTGTACGCCTGGTAGGTGGAGAACGGCAGCACGCACAGCAGGTCCGCCCGGCGCAACTCGTCCCGCACCACGAACGGCGCCACGGTCTGGTACCCCTGTTCGTTGGTGAACACGGCCAGGTACACGCCGCTCACCCAGGTTTCCGGGATCTCCAGCCGCCAGTCGGCCTCCCAGTCGCAGGTGACCAGCCCGGTGTACCGCTCGACCGCGCAGGCCGGCTGGGTCCGGCCGGCCAGATGGACGCTCTCGGTCATCAGCCGGCCACCGGCCCCCCGGTAGTACCCCAACCGGTACACGGCGATCCGATACGGCTGGGGCGGGTTCACGCTGACGTGGAAAGCGATGCTCTCCCCGGCGGCGACGCTGGTGGCGGACACGTACGCCTTGACCTGCCCGATGACGTCGTCGCTGACCAGCTTGTCCCGCCCGCTGTACGGACGGCGGTAGGCGTTCGTGCCGGGTGCGGCGTTCTCCTTGCGGATCAGCCCCGGGTCACCCGGCTCGACCCGCAGCGGGCCGCGCAGATGGGAGAGGTCGGGAACGGGCTCGGGTCGGGACGCCGGATCGGGGAGGGGTCCACGGGTCGGATCGTTCAGACCGATCCTGCGCAGCGCCGCTCTGGCCACCCGGCCGACGAATCCGGTCTGGCTCAACCCCGCTCCCCTCCGCAGATCCCCTCGAATCGTACGGGAGGACCGTGGGCTGGATCACATCCGCGTGGCTGAGCGGCCTTCAGTCCTGCCCGCGATCCTCCGGAAGCCGGGGTGAGCGTTGCCGGAGCGTGGGCCCGGCGGATACCGCCGGCCTGGTCACGGCCGGTGTGGTGATCACGGAGGGTCACGCGGTAACTCGACAGCAGCCGCGGCATGCAGCCCCCTTGCCCGCGCCGGGATCACCGTCGCGACCAGCCCGGGCGGTTCCGCGGACGCCCGCTTCGGGTTTGGTCACGTGATCGAACGCGCCGGATCCCACGGCGCCCGGCTGCCCTGTCAACCGCTGTCAGCCGTTGTCAGCCGGCGGACGGCCGAGCACTGGCTCGCGCAGATCGAGCCGGGTTCGCCCACCGCGCACCCGCGCATCAGACGAACCGTGTTCCCGCGGGATCCCGCGATCCGGGCCATACCTGGCGTCGGGCGCGGGGGTCGGGCCACCTACGATGGGCAGCATGTCATCCCCCAGCCTGATGGCCAGGATCCGCACCTGGGCGCCGAGCGACCGGACTGTCCGCCTCGCCTGCCTGGCGGTGCTGGTCATGAACGTCGTCATCGTGGTGACCGGCGGCGCGGTCCGGCTCACCGGGTCGGGCCTGGGCTGCCCGACCTGGCCGACCTGCACGGGCAGCAGCCTGGTCGCGACCCCGGAGATGGGGATACACGGGGCGATCGAGTTCGGCAACCGGACCCTGACCGGTGTGCTGTCCGTGGTCGTGGGCTGGGCGATCATCACGACCATGCGACAGCGGCCCCGGCGCGCGGCGCTGGTGCGACTCGCCTGGGCGCAGCTCGCCGGCGTCGCCGCCCAGGCCCTGCTGGGCGGGGTCACCGTGCTCACCGGGCTGGCGCCGCTCACCGTGGCCGGGCATTTCCTGCTGTCGATGGCCCTGATCGCCGGGGCGACCGCGCTGTGGGTCCGCAGCGGCGAGACCGACGAGCCGGCCCGGCCACTGGTGCGCCGCGAGCTGCGCGCGCTCGGCACCCTGCTGGTCGTCGTGGTCGGCGTCGCGGTGGCGCTGGGCACGGTGGTGACCGGCAGCGGCCCGCATTCCGGCGACCCCGACGTCACGCACCGGTTCCCGATCTCCCCGGCCGCGGCCGCCCAGCTGCACGCGGACGCGGCGTTCCTCACGGTGGGGCTCTCGGTGGCGCTGTGGTTCGCGCTGCGCGCCACCGACGCCCCCGCGAGCGTCCGGGTCCGCACCCGCGACCTGATCCTGGTCGAGCTGGCCCAGGGACTGATCGGGTACGTGCAGTACTTCACCCACCTGCCGATCCTGCTGGTGGGCATCCACATGCTCGGCTCCTGCCTGGTCTGGGTCGCGGCGCTGCGCCTGTACCTCGGGATGCGGGAACGCCCCCGGTCGGCCCAGGCGCTCAAGCCGGTGGCGGCCGAACGCCAGCAGGCGGCCAACGCCGCCTGACCGGCCGGGGTCGAGCGCACGAGACGAATCTTGGAGGCGCGACATGGCAGACGCCTCAGCACCTGACACAGCGGTTAGCGCAGCGCTCGACGACCTCGACCCCTTCGCCCTGCTCGACGTCGAGAGCGCCCGGGTCGATCGGTTCTTCTCCGCGCTCCGTGGTGACGGCTGGTCCCGACCCACCCGCTGCGCCGGCTGGACCGTACGGGACCTGCTCGGTCACCTCGCCGCCGTGGAAGAGTACGACCTGGCCTGCCTGGACGACCGGCTGGATGAGCTGTTCACCCGGGCGCAGGCGGCCGAGGTGGAGGAGCTGGACGACTTCAACGCCTGGGGCGTGCGGGAACGCGCTCACCTGCCCGCCGCCGACCTGCTGGACCGGTGGCGCGCCGACAACGCGGAGTTCCGCCGGCGCATGCGGGAACGCGGCCGGGGCGGCACCCTGACCACCTCGGTCGGCCCCTACCCGGTGGGTCTGCAGGCGTTCCACCTGGCCTGCGAGTACGCCACCCACGCCGACGACCTGGACGCGCCGGTCAGGCCGGAGGAGGAGCCGGGCCGCACCCGCTGGCGAGCCCGGTTCACGCGTTTCGCGCTGCGGGAGAACGAGTGCCCGGTCAGCGTCACCCCCGCCGGGATGGAGAACATCGTCCGCTGCGGCGACGAGGTGTTCGTGCTCACCGACGCGGAGCTGGTGGCG from Carbonactinospora thermoautotrophica encodes:
- a CDS encoding COX15/CtaA family protein; translation: MSSPSLMARIRTWAPSDRTVRLACLAVLVMNVVIVVTGGAVRLTGSGLGCPTWPTCTGSSLVATPEMGIHGAIEFGNRTLTGVLSVVVGWAIITTMRQRPRRAALVRLAWAQLAGVAAQALLGGVTVLTGLAPLTVAGHFLLSMALIAGATALWVRSGETDEPARPLVRRELRALGTLLVVVVGVAVALGTVVTGSGPHSGDPDVTHRFPISPAAAAQLHADAAFLTVGLSVALWFALRATDAPASVRVRTRDLILVELAQGLIGYVQYFTHLPILLVGIHMLGSCLVWVAALRLYLGMRERPRSAQALKPVAAERQQAANAA
- a CDS encoding maleylpyruvate isomerase family mycothiol-dependent enzyme; this translates as MADASAPDTAVSAALDDLDPFALLDVESARVDRFFSALRGDGWSRPTRCAGWTVRDLLGHLAAVEEYDLACLDDRLDELFTRAQAAEVEELDDFNAWGVRERAHLPAADLLDRWRADNAEFRRRMRERGRGGTLTTSVGPYPVGLQAFHLACEYATHADDLDAPVRPEEEPGRTRWRARFTRFALRENECPVSVTPAGMENIVRCGDEVFVLTDAELVAAGVRRLPAAHPLPPHVRDALTCLA
- a CDS encoding N,N-dimethylformamidase beta subunit family domain-containing protein produces the protein MSQTGFVGRVARAALRRIGLNDPTRGPLPDPASRPEPVPDLSHLRGPLRVEPGDPGLIRKENAAPGTNAYRRPYSGRDKLVSDDVIGQVKAYVSATSVAAGESIAFHVSVNPPQPYRIAVYRLGYYRGAGGRLMTESVHLAGRTQPACAVERYTGLVTCDWEADWRLEIPETWVSGVYLAVFTNEQGYQTVAPFVVRDELRRADLLCVLPFSTYQAYNDYPRGTVKGKSLCHGFTAGGCALGTRRAVKVSFDRPYAANGWPTRFQDDLDFIAWAEELGYDLTYASSVDLHAGRVDPRRYRAIVFSGRDEYWSDNMRAVAELAVAGGTHLAFLSAANVYWRIRFECSRDGRPHRTMACYKEYRDPDSRTRTHQWRRVGRPEQELVGVQCVSKVSGRYPLVIRDADHWFWAGIGARDGDRIDKLVEVEADQRMPRYALPAARESVLLAESPYLDERGRKRLQHTSLYQAESGAWVFAAGTFGWTKGLSHRGFVDPRVRGATQNLFARFLAD